In Nicotiana tabacum cultivar K326 chromosome 17, ASM71507v2, whole genome shotgun sequence, one DNA window encodes the following:
- the LOC107816992 gene encoding geraniol 8-hydroxylase-like yields the protein MNTYIFSGNRLDANQHLRSQKIQDLIAYCRRCSQTGDAVNMGQAAFETSMNLLSSTIFSKDVVDPYANSDPQGIRRSVGKNFYKLLQQIEVLIDERLEQRRTSPTSDSTDVLDVLLNTSQEDPEAIDRNHIERLCLCIVKETLRMYPTVPFMIRKVDQDAQACGYFVPRASQVLVNLWSIGRDPTIWEEPLVFKPERFWGSKMDVRGQDFEFIPFGAGRRICPGLPSANRTFPVMLASLLNSFD from the exons GTCCCAAAAGATCCAAGATTTAATAGCTTATTGCCGTCGGTGTAGCCAAACAGGGGACGCAGTGAATATGGGCCAAGCTGCTTTTGAGACCTCTATGAATTTACTTTCGAGTACTATTTTTTCCAAGGATGTAGTGGACCCTTATGCAAATTCAG ATCCTCAAGGTATAAGGCGAAGCGTAGGcaagaatttctataaattgcTTCAGCAGATTGAGGTATTGATTGATGAACGGTTGGAGCAAAGGAGGACATCGCCAACTAGCGATAGCACTGATGTTCTTGACGTTTTGCTAAATACCAGCCAAGAAGATCCGGAGGCAATCGACAGAAATCACATAGAGCGGTTATGCCTG TGCATAGTTAAAGAAACCTTGCGGATGTACCCAACAGTTCCCTTTATGATTCGCAAGGTAGATCAAGACGCTCAGGCATGTGGGTACTTTGTCCCTAGAGCCTCTCAAGTTTTAGTGAATCTATGGTCAATAGGCCGTGACCCGACTATATGGGAAGAGCCTTTGGTATTTAAGCCTGAGAGGTTTTGGGGTTCAAAAATGGACGTTCGTGGCCAGGATTTTGAATTCATTCCATTTGGTGCTGGTAGGAGAATTTGCCCGGGGTTACCTTCGGCAAATAGAACATTTCCTGTAATGTTGGCTTCATTATTGAATTCATTTGATTGA